The Paenibacillus spongiae nucleotide sequence CCTGCGCCCCGATGGCGGAAGGGAACCCGAATCCCATCGTGCCCAGCCCTCCGGAGGTGATTAACGAACGGGGACGATGGAATTTATAGAACTGTGCCGTCCACATCTGATGCTGGCCGACGTCGGTCGTCACGATCGCTTCACCCTTCGTCGTGTCGCTGATCATCTCCAATACATATTGGGGCTTCAGCTCCGTCTCCGAATCCTTGTAGCGCAGCGGATATTCCCTTCTATTGCTCTCGATCGCCTGGAGCCATCTGTCCGACCGCGCCGGCTCGGCCTTCGCGACCGCATATTCGAGAATGGCTCGGATGTCGCCGATACAAGCCATGTCCGTGTGTACGTTCTTGCCAACCTCGGCCGGATCGATATCGATATGGGCAATCCGCTTCGCTTGCGGGGCGAAGCCGTCGAGCCTCATCGTCACCCGGTCATCGAACCGGGAGCCGATCGCCAGTAAAAGATCGGCATTCTGTATCGCTGTATTGGCCGCATAGGTTCCATGCATGCCGGGCATTCCGAGCCAAAGCTCATGAGCGCTCGGGAAACCGCCAAGCCCCATCAGCGTCGTCGCGACCGGAATCCTTGTTCGCTGGGCAAAGGCAATCAGCTCATCCGAAGCATTCGCGTGCACGACGCCCCCGCCGGCAATGATGACCGGACGCTCCGATTCCGCAATCGCTTGAAGGAGCTTATCGATCTCCGTTCGATCCGGCTCCGGAGCTCCCTGATAGCCGCGCAGCTCGATCGGGCGGGGCGGCTGAACCTCCAGCAGCTGATTGGAGACATCCTTCGGGATGTCGATTAATACCGGCCCCTTCCTGCCGGTATTGGCAATATGGAACGCCTCCCGGATGATACGCGGCAGATCGCGGGCATCGCGTACCAGATAGCCGTGCTTGGTGATCGGCATCGTGATGCTTACGATATCCGCTTCCTGAAAGGCATCCGTCCCCATAACTGCGGTAGGGACATTCCCCGTAATAATAACAATGGGCACCGAATCCATATGGG carries:
- the ilvB gene encoding biosynthetic-type acetolactate synthase large subunit; its protein translation is MTQREQITGSEALLRGLLAEGVECVFGYPGGNVLYIYDAMVGNPDFKHILTRHEQGAIHAADGYARSTGKVGVCIATSGPGATNLVTGIATAHMDSVPIVIITGNVPTAVMGTDAFQEADIVSITMPITKHGYLVRDARDLPRIIREAFHIANTGRKGPVLIDIPKDVSNQLLEVQPPRPIELRGYQGAPEPDRTEIDKLLQAIAESERPVIIAGGGVVHANASDELIAFAQRTRIPVATTLMGLGGFPSAHELWLGMPGMHGTYAANTAIQNADLLLAIGSRFDDRVTMRLDGFAPQAKRIAHIDIDPAEVGKNVHTDMACIGDIRAILEYAVAKAEPARSDRWLQAIESNRREYPLRYKDSETELKPQYVLEMISDTTKGEAIVTTDVGQHQMWTAQFYKFHRPRSLITSGGLGTMGFGFPSAIGAQVGNPDRIVVSINGDGGMQMCAQELAICAIHHIPVKIVVINNQVLGMVKQWQELIHDNRLSHIGLAGSPDFVKLAEAYGVRGLRAETKAEARQVWQEALQTPGPVLVEFKVPTEENVYPMVFSGDTLDQMEMGDAE